From Caminicella sporogenes DSM 14501, the proteins below share one genomic window:
- a CDS encoding TIM barrel protein has translation MERLINLGVNVVNISIKEAIALGLGRVEISLGKEKEYKDKLRKFIENVNDAEILKIPYSIHLPVYIEDWYPYDYFSAFFIDEDEKKREISFKLLEHNLQNLKKYSADYYVLHFPGISAKWSNTKKFNDTLKYSLNQLNTIAEKYKVKINLEYFGSNKNFFDYNDWINTIKNYKNLGILLDTGHLYFASLMNNFDFTKALKALASSSDAFHIWTVIGDGVYSQSKSYQKYHHIAPHLEQLKKNGWAFDTKKVVEIIAKENKPVIIEPSIKYKGIDYLIKGINSIKKFFTV, from the coding sequence TTGGAAAGGTTAATTAATTTAGGAGTAAATGTAGTTAATATATCTATAAAAGAAGCTATTGCTCTTGGGCTTGGCAGAGTGGAAATTTCGCTCGGCAAAGAAAAAGAATATAAAGATAAATTGAGAAAGTTCATAGAAAACGTAAATGATGCTGAAATTCTTAAAATACCATATAGTATACATCTTCCAGTATACATTGAAGACTGGTATCCATATGATTATTTTTCAGCTTTTTTTATTGATGAAGATGAAAAGAAAAGGGAAATTTCTTTTAAATTATTAGAACATAATTTACAAAATTTAAAGAAGTATTCAGCAGATTATTATGTTTTACATTTTCCCGGAATATCTGCAAAATGGAGTAATACTAAAAAATTTAATGATACTTTAAAATATTCTTTAAATCAATTAAATACTATTGCAGAAAAGTACAAGGTAAAAATAAATCTTGAATATTTTGGTTCAAATAAAAACTTTTTTGATTATAATGATTGGATAAATACAATAAAAAATTATAAAAATCTTGGAATACTACTGGATACAGGCCATTTATATTTTGCATCTTTAATGAATAATTTTGATTTTACAAAGGCTTTAAAGGCTTTAGCAAGTAGTTCAGATGCCTTTCACATTTGGACTGTTATAGGAGATGGAGTATATAGCCAATCAAAATCTTATCAAAAATATCATCATATAGCTCCACATTTAGAACAATTAAAAAAGAATGGTTGGGCATTTGACACCAAAAAAGTAGTAGAAATTATTGCAAAAGAAAATAAGCCAGTAATAATAGAACCTTCTATAAAATATAAGGGGATAGATTATTTGATTAAAGGAATAAATAGTATAAAAAAATTTTTTACTGTATAG
- a CDS encoding FeoA family protein: MKKYNKEDKILLSEVSVGSKVKVVTLHSNGLLRRRMMDLGFIPDGIVEVVRKSPLGDPIAYKIQGAQIALREEEAEQIEVEILD, from the coding sequence TTGAAAAAATACAATAAAGAAGATAAAATACTACTTTCAGAAGTATCTGTTGGTTCTAAAGTTAAAGTTGTAACTTTACATTCTAATGGTCTTTTAAGACGTAGAATGATGGATTTAGGTTTTATTCCAGATGGAATAGTTGAAGTAGTGAGAAAAAGTCCTCTAGGAGACCCTATAGCATATAAAATACAAGGAGCACAAATTGCTTTAAGAGAAGAAGAAGCTGAGCAAATAGAGGTAGAAATTTTAGATTAA
- a CDS encoding metal ABC transporter permease, with amino-acid sequence MEILQYGFMQRALLAGVVVGILCPLIGIFIVLRRMSLIGDSLSHIALSGVAAGILTGVYPLTMALIFSIFAALGIEKLRKNYREYVELSIAIILSAGIGLAVVLISLSKSLNVDLFGYLFGSITAVMPADIWVILVLGLFIILIVKFLYKELFYISFDEISAKLAGVPVNYINLLFIVLVASTITLSMRIVGILLVSSLMIIPVATSLQIAKSFKHVIFYSIVFAEISVISGIIISFYLELASGGTIVIISVLILLLVLFIKKINKNRLKRKVENGYS; translated from the coding sequence ATGGAAATACTGCAATATGGATTTATGCAAAGAGCATTATTAGCTGGAGTTGTTGTTGGAATTTTATGTCCGTTGATAGGTATATTTATTGTACTTAGGAGAATGTCATTAATAGGAGATAGTCTTTCACATATTGCATTATCAGGTGTGGCAGCAGGTATATTGACGGGAGTATATCCATTGACGATGGCTTTAATATTTTCAATTTTTGCAGCTTTAGGAATTGAAAAACTGAGAAAAAATTATAGAGAATATGTTGAATTATCAATAGCTATAATACTATCAGCAGGTATTGGACTAGCAGTAGTTTTAATAAGTCTTTCAAAATCTTTAAATGTTGATTTGTTTGGATATTTATTTGGAAGTATAACTGCAGTAATGCCTGCAGATATATGGGTTATACTTGTTTTAGGGTTATTTATTATTTTAATTGTAAAGTTTTTGTATAAAGAATTATTTTATATATCATTTGATGAGATATCAGCAAAATTAGCAGGAGTACCTGTGAATTATATAAATTTACTTTTTATAGTTTTAGTAGCATCTACGATTACATTATCGATGAGAATAGTTGGGATACTTTTAGTATCATCTCTAATGATAATACCAGTTGCAACGAGTCTTCAGATTGCTAAGAGTTTTAAACATGTAATTTTTTATTCTATTGTATTTGCGGAAATTTCCGTAATATCAGGAATTATTATTTCTTTTTATTTAGAATTAGCTTCGGGAGGTACAATTGTAATTATTTCGGTACTGATACTTTTATTAGTTTTATTTATTAAAAAAATTAATAAAAATCGTTTAAAAAGAAAAGTTGAAAATGGATATAGTTAA
- a CDS encoding nucleoside recognition domain-containing protein — MEKRQLRLWEVGIYMINQKVGEYEKLLQIFQIAENMQDSRLSDSIIKDIYSNAKAIAKKVVIQKNQNRLEFDKKVDDLLTSKIFGFPIMLLMLGIVFWITIVGANYPSTILAKLLFGIEERLSIFFIAVKVPNWLHDILILGMYRTLAWVVSVMLPPMAIFFPLFTLLEDLGYLPRVAFNLDKLFKKAGAHGKQALTMCMGFGCNAAGVTACRIIESPRERLIAILTNNFVPCNGRFPTLIALATIFIGKNVASKFSSILAALFVSLLVVFGIAITLVISKILTKTILKGIPSSFTLELPPYRKPQIGRIIYTSFIDRTIFVLSRAVVVAAPAGLIIWILANIKIGNINILNHIAAFIDPFAREIGLDGFILMAFIVGLPANEIVIPIIIMSYMSQGAMLELDSLTEMKKLFIENGWNWLTALNVMLFSLLHFPCGTTLWTIKKETGSIKWSILAVLIPTFTAIAVCFIVTKTVMFLGLV; from the coding sequence ATGGAAAAAAGACAATTGAGATTGTGGGAAGTAGGGATATACATGATTAATCAAAAGGTGGGTGAATATGAAAAGCTATTGCAAATTTTTCAAATTGCAGAAAATATGCAAGATAGTAGATTGAGTGATAGTATAATAAAAGATATATATTCAAATGCAAAAGCAATTGCAAAGAAAGTTGTAATACAAAAAAATCAAAATAGATTAGAGTTTGATAAAAAAGTAGATGATTTACTTACATCAAAAATTTTTGGATTTCCAATAATGTTATTAATGCTTGGAATAGTATTTTGGATTACTATTGTAGGAGCAAACTATCCATCAACTATTTTAGCTAAATTATTATTTGGAATAGAAGAAAGATTATCAATTTTTTTTATAGCTGTAAAAGTTCCAAATTGGCTACATGATATTTTGATTTTAGGAATGTATAGAACTCTTGCATGGGTAGTATCAGTAATGCTGCCTCCTATGGCAATATTTTTTCCGTTATTTACTCTATTAGAAGATTTAGGATACTTACCGAGAGTAGCTTTTAATCTTGATAAATTATTTAAAAAAGCAGGAGCACATGGAAAGCAGGCACTTACTATGTGTATGGGTTTTGGTTGTAATGCAGCAGGAGTTACTGCTTGTAGAATAATAGAATCTCCAAGAGAACGATTAATAGCAATACTTACTAATAATTTTGTTCCCTGTAATGGTAGATTTCCAACACTTATAGCATTAGCAACTATTTTTATTGGTAAAAATGTAGCTAGTAAATTTAGCAGTATATTGGCTGCATTATTTGTAAGCCTACTTGTAGTATTTGGAATAGCAATAACGCTTGTTATCTCAAAAATTTTGACGAAGACTATTTTAAAGGGTATACCATCTTCTTTTACTCTAGAACTGCCACCTTATAGAAAACCTCAAATAGGAAGGATTATATATACTTCATTTATTGATAGAACTATATTTGTATTATCTCGTGCGGTAGTTGTAGCAGCACCGGCAGGATTAATTATTTGGATTTTAGCAAATATAAAAATAGGAAATATAAATATTTTAAATCATATAGCTGCATTTATAGATCCTTTTGCTAGAGAAATAGGATTAGATGGATTTATATTGATGGCTTTTATAGTTGGACTGCCAGCAAATGAAATAGTAATTCCAATTATTATAATGAGTTATATGTCTCAGGGAGCAATGCTTGAACTTGATAGTCTTACAGAAATGAAAAAACTTTTTATTGAAAATGGATGGAATTGGTTAACTGCATTAAATGTCATGTTATTTTCGCTACTTCATTTTCCATGTGGAACTACTTTATGGACTATAAAAAAAGAAACTGGTAGTATAAAATGGTCTATATTAGCAGTATTAATACCTACTTTTACTGCTATAGCAGTATGTTTTATTGTAACTAAAACAGTTATGTTCTTAGGACTTGTTTAA
- a CDS encoding metal ABC transporter ATP-binding protein, producing the protein MEKIVTVKDLYFGYDEKLILENINLDVFKGDYLGIVGPNGAAKSTLIKLILGLLKPQKGKIKLFGQDIEKFKDWGRVGYVAQKATSSFNSSFPATVEEVVSVNLYPKIGLFKSIKKVHMEKVYDVLKIVGMDKFGKRLIGNLSGGQQQKVFIARTLVSEPEIIFLDEPTVGIDINSQLEFYDLLERLNKEMKITIVMISHDIGVITEKVSRVACMGSGKLIVHNSCCNVPFKDVLSRFYGEKMKLLIHHHNH; encoded by the coding sequence ATGGAAAAAATAGTTACAGTAAAAGATTTATATTTTGGATATGATGAAAAATTAATATTGGAAAATATTAATTTAGACGTTTTTAAAGGTGATTATTTAGGCATAGTAGGACCTAATGGAGCAGCTAAAAGTACTTTAATTAAACTAATACTTGGTCTTTTAAAACCGCAAAAGGGAAAAATAAAACTTTTTGGACAAGATATAGAAAAATTTAAAGATTGGGGAAGGGTAGGGTATGTTGCTCAAAAAGCTACATCTTCATTTAATTCTAGTTTTCCGGCAACTGTTGAAGAAGTAGTTTCAGTAAATTTATATCCTAAGATAGGGCTTTTTAAATCTATAAAAAAAGTCCATATGGAAAAAGTTTATGATGTTTTAAAGATTGTTGGAATGGATAAGTTTGGAAAACGACTTATAGGAAATTTATCTGGTGGACAGCAGCAAAAAGTATTTATTGCAAGAACCTTAGTAAGTGAGCCAGAAATAATTTTTTTAGATGAACCTACTGTTGGGATAGATATAAATTCTCAATTAGAATTTTATGACCTTTTGGAAAGACTTAATAAAGAAATGAAAATTACAATAGTTATGATTTCTCATGATATTGGAGTTATTACAGAAAAGGTCAGTAGAGTAGCCTGCATGGGTAGTGGTAAATTAATAGTTCACAACAGCTGTTGTAATGTACCATTTAAAGATGTTTTGTCTAGATTTTATGGAGAAAAGATGAAATTGTTAATACATCATCATAACCATTAG
- a CDS encoding FeoB small GTPase domain-containing protein, producing the protein MGLTCQSCGRRGLKKRFNIKCNDEFVIALAGNPNVGKSTVFNALTGLKQHTGNWPGKTVVNTRGHFYFKNKKFVLMDLPGTYSLLANSVEEEVARDFICFGKPDATIVVADATCLERNLNLVLQVMELTDNVILCINLIDEAERKGIFIDIKYLEKELGVPVVATVAREGKGLNNLMERVYNVALGIEIPNPKKVIYSPDIEKAVEKIAPKIDEILKGKLSSRWVALRIIDGDKSILNSINEYIYGKKTIEIVGSRDIHD; encoded by the coding sequence ATGGGGCTTACTTGTCAGTCCTGTGGCAGAAGAGGATTGAAGAAAAGGTTTAATATAAAGTGCAATGATGAATTTGTGATTGCATTGGCAGGAAATCCTAATGTAGGGAAAAGTACAGTTTTTAATGCACTGACAGGATTAAAGCAGCATACAGGAAATTGGCCGGGTAAAACAGTAGTAAATACAAGAGGCCATTTTTATTTTAAGAATAAAAAATTTGTATTGATGGATTTACCGGGAACATATTCTTTATTAGCTAATTCTGTTGAAGAAGAAGTTGCAAGAGATTTCATATGCTTTGGAAAACCAGATGCAACTATAGTAGTTGCTGATGCAACATGTCTTGAAAGAAATTTGAATTTGGTGCTGCAAGTTATGGAACTTACAGATAATGTTATATTATGCATAAATTTAATTGATGAAGCAGAAAGAAAGGGAATTTTTATAGATATAAAGTATTTGGAAAAGGAATTAGGAGTTCCTGTTGTGGCTACGGTTGCAAGAGAAGGTAAGGGGCTTAATAATCTCATGGAACGAGTTTACAATGTAGCTTTAGGAATAGAAATACCTAATCCAAAGAAAGTTATATATTCACCGGATATAGAAAAAGCTGTTGAAAAAATTGCACCTAAAATAGATGAAATTTTAAAAGGTAAACTTAGTTCAAGATGGGTTGCGTTAAGGATTATAGATGGAGATAAAAGTATTTTAAATTCTATTAATGAGTATATTTATGGAAAAAAGACAATTGAGATTGTGGGAAGTAGGGATATACATGATTAA
- a CDS encoding ATP-grasp domain-containing protein: protein MNRNHGWIIYSKKSIRPDPKDNAFDWMIEEAKKAGLNVEILFEEDIDLICDNEGLKILYQNKFKDIPTFVLLRSYCISIAKQLELLGVRTYNTSTALSNSLNKWYTHQLLTIKNIKMPKTLFTSNNSISYEKLSRQLGRKIIIKEIHGSKGEGVFLAESKEEFEYIIKNVKENILFQEYIETSCGRDIRVHVIGNRVVASVLRKSNKDFRSNYSQGGSAFSYDIDSCIEKIAVESTKALGLEIAGVDLLFGEEEILVCEVNGIPGFRTISATSKINIPREIFNYIKSTL, encoded by the coding sequence ATGAATAGAAATCATGGATGGATAATTTATTCTAAAAAAAGTATAAGACCTGACCCAAAAGATAATGCATTTGATTGGATGATAGAAGAAGCAAAAAAGGCAGGATTAAATGTAGAGATTTTATTTGAAGAAGATATAGATTTGATTTGTGATAATGAAGGCTTAAAAATTTTATATCAAAATAAATTTAAAGATATTCCCACATTTGTTTTATTGAGAAGCTACTGCATTTCTATAGCAAAACAGCTTGAACTTTTGGGAGTCAGGACATATAATACTTCTACAGCATTATCTAATTCTCTAAATAAATGGTATACTCATCAATTATTAACTATTAAAAATATAAAAATGCCAAAGACATTATTTACTTCAAATAATAGTATTTCCTATGAAAAATTATCTAGACAATTAGGACGCAAAATAATTATTAAAGAAATACATGGTTCAAAAGGAGAAGGAGTTTTTTTAGCTGAAAGTAAAGAGGAGTTTGAATATATAATAAAAAATGTTAAGGAAAATATATTGTTTCAAGAATATATAGAAACTAGCTGTGGAAGAGATATAAGAGTTCATGTAATAGGAAATAGGGTTGTAGCTTCAGTTCTTAGAAAGTCAAATAAAGATTTTAGGTCTAATTATTCTCAAGGAGGTAGTGCATTTTCATATGATATAGATAGTTGTATAGAAAAAATAGCTGTGGAAAGTACTAAAGCTTTGGGGTTAGAAATAGCTGGAGTAGACTTATTGTTCGGAGAAGAAGAAATTTTAGTATGTGAAGTTAATGGAATACCTGGTTTTCGTACAATAAGTGCAACTTCTAAAATCAATATTCCTAGAGAAATATTTAATTATATAAAATCGACTTTATAA
- a CDS encoding CotS family spore coat protein — MVDKVIKRFGLKIKKYTFLNFGILVDTDEGNFILKKINLTESRILFLHGVKEYLARRGFPYTDRYFLSKGKPYVKYKDDIYVMIKLINGKKCSYFNDIEIKKASRTLGRFHNASKGYTEGKEFQENSNLGKWPKIFLDRCDDFIYIKNLINMKTNKTYIDKLFLENVERIYNMSMECAKQLQKNKYFEVVENEGKYNFLCHNNYNFNNVIIDNNHICNIINFDYCKFELRCFDLASFIMSNIIRFNWDFDRALKILEWYNDVRLISKDELKIMACIFQFPYEFWRLANCYYYEKYISCDLYYYINFKRAVKNIDLQNKFLEKYYKEFI, encoded by the coding sequence ATGGTTGATAAAGTAATTAAGAGATTTGGGCTCAAAATAAAAAAATATACTTTTTTAAACTTTGGGATATTAGTTGATACAGATGAAGGAAATTTTATTTTAAAAAAAATAAATCTTACTGAATCTAGAATTCTTTTTTTACATGGAGTAAAGGAATATTTAGCAAGACGAGGTTTTCCTTATACAGATAGGTATTTTTTAAGTAAAGGAAAGCCATATGTAAAATATAAAGATGATATATATGTAATGATAAAATTGATAAATGGAAAAAAATGTAGTTATTTTAATGATATAGAAATAAAAAAAGCTTCTAGGACATTAGGAAGATTTCACAATGCTTCAAAGGGATATACTGAGGGAAAAGAATTTCAGGAAAATTCTAATTTGGGAAAATGGCCTAAAATATTTTTAGACAGATGTGATGATTTTATTTATATAAAAAATTTAATAAACATGAAAACAAATAAAACCTATATAGATAAATTATTTTTAGAAAATGTTGAAAGAATATATAATATGTCAATGGAATGTGCAAAACAACTTCAAAAAAATAAATACTTTGAAGTTGTTGAAAATGAGGGAAAATATAATTTTTTATGCCATAATAATTATAATTTTAATAATGTCATTATAGATAATAATCATATATGTAATATTATAAATTTTGATTACTGTAAGTTTGAACTTAGATGCTTTGATTTAGCATCTTTTATAATGAGTAATATTATAAGGTTTAATTGGGATTTTGATAGGGCACTTAAAATATTAGAGTGGTATAATGATGTACGTTTGATTAGTAAAGATGAGCTTAAAATAATGGCATGTATATTTCAGTTTCCATATGAGTTTTGGAGACTAGCTAATTGTTATTATTATGAAAAATATATTTCATGTGATTTATATTATTATATAAATTTTAAAAGAGCAGTTAAGAACATAGATTTACAAAATAAGTTTTTAGAAAAATATTACAAAGAATTTATATAA
- a CDS encoding glycosyltransferase family A protein, whose protein sequence is MIYTIVPVRNEENSIESTLKMLLKTKTDKVLILLNGSTDNTLNKLSKICSDKIELICFNKPLGLDVPRAIGAYFAYKEKASAFIFVDGDMKGDISSNINDIIIDISKNKVDMALTNCYPHLYRNNNLSKVLLAFRKQFNIELGIFNKIGYAIPSHGPHGISKKLLETVGFKSIAVPPISLALAVKNGLNIKISTEIPNYKLGSNIKDEFHAKQIAKTIIGDCIEALSIYRDEKARRGFNDTVFLGYHKNRRFDILEFIINAELKN, encoded by the coding sequence TTGATTTATACTATAGTTCCGGTTAGAAATGAAGAAAATAGCATAGAAAGTACTTTAAAAATGCTCCTTAAAACAAAAACTGATAAAGTCTTAATTCTCTTAAATGGTTCTACAGATAATACTCTTAATAAGCTTTCAAAAATATGCAGTGATAAAATAGAACTTATATGTTTTAATAAGCCTCTTGGTCTTGATGTCCCCAGAGCTATAGGTGCATATTTTGCCTATAAGGAAAAAGCCTCTGCTTTTATATTTGTAGATGGTGATATGAAGGGAGATATATCTTCAAATATTAATGATATAATCATAGATATATCTAAAAATAAAGTCGATATGGCTCTTACAAACTGTTATCCTCATTTATATAGAAATAATAATTTATCTAAGGTTCTTTTAGCTTTTAGAAAACAATTTAATATTGAATTAGGTATCTTTAATAAAATAGGTTATGCAATTCCAAGTCATGGCCCACATGGAATATCAAAAAAACTTTTAGAAACTGTAGGTTTTAAAAGTATAGCTGTTCCGCCTATATCCTTAGCTCTTGCTGTAAAGAACGGATTAAATATAAAAATCTCTACTGAAATACCAAATTATAAATTAGGCTCTAACATTAAAGATGAATTTCATGCAAAACAAATTGCTAAAACAATTATAGGAGATTGTATTGAAGCTCTCAGTATTTATAGAGATGAAAAAGCTAGAAGGGGTTTTAATGATACTGTTTTCTTAGGATATCACAAAAATAGAAGATTTGACATTTTAGAATTTATTATAAATGCAGAATTAAAAAATTAA